Part of the Paracoccus sp. MC1862 genome, GAGGTCGTCGGGGTCGAGCGCCAGAGCCTCGCTGATCCGAAGGCCGGTCACCGCCACCAGCCCGAACAGGGTCGAGCATGTCAGCCCGCGCAGGCCGTAGATGGACGGCAAGTCTCTGGCCGCGGCAATGATCGATCCGATCTCGGCCTCGCTGTAGATGTGCGGGCGAGGCCGATGCGAGGAGGCAGGCAGCAGCCCGCGCGGTGGCACCTCATGCGCCGGATCGAAGCTGCTCAGCCATTGCGCGAACATGCGCACAACGCAGAGCCTGGCCGCTCGGGTCGAGCCGCATGCCTCGGTCAGGGTGCCATGCCACCGCAGGAACAGCGCCGTGTCGATGTGAACGGCCCCTTCGGCATCGGCGTAGCGGGTAAAGCGGCGGAGGATGCGTTCCGTGGTGCGCAGGTCGTAGCCAAGCCTGCGGCGGACGCTCAGATAGCGATCGAGCTGAGGCGTGAGGCTCATTGCGCGCCTCCTGCCACGGGCCAGGGCATTGCGACGGACCGCAGCCCGTCGATGTCGAGCCGGGCATATATCATGGTCGACGAGCGCGAGCGGTGCCGCAGCACATCGCCCACTTCGTCGAGCGATGCGCCGGCGTTCACCAGCTGGGTCGCAAGGCTATGACGCAGCAGGTGCGAGCCCACATAGGGCGTAACCGGCTTCTGGCCCGTCGCCTTCAACGCCTCCTTGAGGATGGCATTGACGATCTGTCCGTCCTTGAACGGCCGATAAGGCTTGCGATGGGCGACGAACAGAGTTCGGGAGGTCGCCGGGCCCCGCTCCTCCTGCAGGTAACGGCTCAGGGCACCGCCAACCTCGGGCGTGATCGGCAGCCGATCATGCAGCTGGCCTTTGCCGCGCACCGTCAGTTCGCCGGCACGCCAGTCGATGTCGTCGAGCTGGATTGCGATGACCTCGACTGCCCGGAGCCCGAGCCGCGCCATGAGCAGCAGCATCGCATAATCGCGGGCGCCGTATCGCTGATCGTCGCGCGCAGAGGCGAGAACCGCTTCGACCCCATCGGGCGAAAGATGCCGGGGAAGTCGCACATCCCAGCGCTTGGCCGTTTTGGGAACGCTGAGCGCTAGATTTGTGGCCGTCACCCCACGCGCGAACAGATATTGCAGGAAGATACGAACATGGGTCGCGACCGTCTTGTCGCGGCGTGCCGTCGCCAGAACATGCTCGATGAAGCCGATCACATCGGCGGGACGAAGGTCCGGCAGGTCCATCGTTGCCTCGCCAAAGCGGTGATCGAGGAGCCGGTTGGCGAAGCGCAACGTGTGATAGATCGTTCGTGGGCTCAGGCCCCGCTGCGTGACGAGATAGTTCTCGAACTCAGCCAGCAACGCCGCTCGCGCGGCCTGCGCTTCGGTCACAGGCACCGGCTGCGCCACCCCGATATCGATCAGGTGTTCGGCGAACCTGCGGGCAAAATGGTGGAAGCGGATCCCGGTGTCCGGTCCGCGCGCCTCCGTCCGCGCCAGTTGGTCTGCAAGATCGGGGGTCAACGTGGAGGGCTCGATCCCGGCTCCGTCCATCAGCTTCCCGAGCTTCCGGGCAAGATGGAAGTAGGTTCTCATCGTGCACGCTCTGTAACTGGCGGCAGCAAAGCTTTGCGCGAACGAGTCCAGATAGGGATCGACGCAGGTGTTCGGATTGTCGGTCATGATCATGGTGCTCCATGCTGCTGGAGCTCCAAGGTTTATGCCAAAGTCGACTGACAGCTTATTAGGATAGCCGCCGCGTTTCGGCGCTGTTGCCATCAGGTTAATCAGCCGCTGGCTAGGAAAGCCGCCGATCTGCTCGGCGCCGAACACCCAACAGGCTCAGAAAG contains:
- a CDS encoding tyrosine-type recombinase/integrase — translated: MIMTDNPNTCVDPYLDSFAQSFAAASYRACTMRTYFHLARKLGKLMDGAGIEPSTLTPDLADQLARTEARGPDTGIRFHHFARRFAEHLIDIGVAQPVPVTEAQAARAALLAEFENYLVTQRGLSPRTIYHTLRFANRLLDHRFGEATMDLPDLRPADVIGFIEHVLATARRDKTVATHVRIFLQYLFARGVTATNLALSVPKTAKRWDVRLPRHLSPDGVEAVLASARDDQRYGARDYAMLLLMARLGLRAVEVIAIQLDDIDWRAGELTVRGKGQLHDRLPITPEVGGALSRYLQEERGPATSRTLFVAHRKPYRPFKDGQIVNAILKEALKATGQKPVTPYVGSHLLRHSLATQLVNAGASLDEVGDVLRHRSRSSTMIYARLDIDGLRSVAMPWPVAGGAQ